Genomic window (bacterium):
GTTCCGGATGACGGGCGCCCGCCCGTGGAGATAGGCGCTCAAGACCTCGAGGAGCTGCGCCTTGTTGATTGGGCAGCCCTGGAGCTCGAAGTCGACCTTCACGTGCGCCGAGATCGGCGTGGACGTCGCGAGCGTCTTGATGTACTCGGGTTTGGCGTAGACGGCCCGGGTGAACTCCCGGACGTCCTGGAAGTTGCGCAGCGTCTGGATGCCCCCCGCGGTCGCGCAGGCGCCGATCGTGACGAGGAACCGCGAGTCCTCCCGCACGCGGCGGATCCGTTCCGCGTCGTGCGCGGTCGTGATCGAGCCTTCGACCAGCGACACGTCGTACGGCCCCCGAACGACGCCGCTCGACGCCTCCAGGAAGTAGGCGATGTCGACGCGGCCCGCGATGGCGAGCAACTCGTCTTCGCACGACAGCAGCGTCAGCTGGCACCCGTCGCAGGACGCGAACTTCCAGACCGCGAGCGTCGGCCGGCGCGGCCGCTCCGCGCCCGCCGGCGCCCGGGCGGCCGGGACTCGGCGTTTCGCCGGGGCACGACGTCGCGCGGCCATCAGAACTCCCGCACCCCGAGAAACGGCGCCAGGCGGTCGTAGCGGAACACCGGCCCGTCTTTGCAGACGAACGTGGGGCCGAACTGACAGTGGCCGCACAGCCCGATCGCGCACCGCATGTTGCGCTCCATGGATAGATAGATCTGCTCGGGAGCGAGTCCCCGGTGCCGGAGGTCGGCGATCGCGAAGCGCATCATGACCTCGGGCCCGCAGACAAGCGCGACTGCCCGGGACGCGTCGAACTCCGCGCGGGGCAGCAGCGTCCCCGCGACCCCGACGTGGCCCAGCCATGTGCCCGGCGGGGCCGCGTCGACGGTGACCTCGATCTGCGCGTCGAAGCGGCCGCGCCACCGCTCCAACTGGCGCGTATAGAGCAGGTCGGCCGGCGTGCGCGCCCCGTACAGCAGCACCACCTTGCCGTACCGATCGCGGCGCGCGAGCAGGTGGTAGATCGCGGGGCGGAGGGGGGCCAGCCCGATCCCGCCGGCCATGATGACCACGTCGTGCCCGGCGGCTTCGTCGACCGGCCAGGCGCTGCCGTAGGGACCCCGCACGCCGACGACGGCGCCGCGGCGCAGGCCGCGGAGCGCCCGCGTCACCGCTCCGACCGCGCGGACGGTGTGCACCAGGGCGTCCGGTTCGGCGGGATCGCCGCTGATCGAAATCGGGACCTCGCCGAGCCCGAACATGTAGAGCATGTTGAACTGTCCGGGGGCGAAACGTGGTCCCGCCGCGGACCCGGATG
Coding sequences:
- a CDS encoding oxidoreductase; this encodes MAARRRAPAKRRVPAARAPAGAERPRRPTLAVWKFASCDGCQLTLLSCEDELLAIAGRVDIAYFLEASSGVVRGPYDVSLVEGSITTAHDAERIRRVREDSRFLVTIGACATAGGIQTLRNFQDVREFTRAVYAKPEYIKTLATSTPISAHVKVDFELQGCPINKAQLLEVLSAYLHGRAPVIRNHSVCVECKRRGTVCVMVARGTPCLGPVTHAGCGAICPAYDRGCYGCYGPMESPNTNSLTAWWRHLGVPDAEIARAYRGINGEKEPFRRAAEALGIPPGAPERSPRDPRAG
- a CDS encoding FAD/NAD(P)-binding protein gives rise to the protein MAPAPYRVRRVSRDTHDTVTIELEPPHDRVPSGSAAGPRFAPGQFNMLYMFGLGEVPISISGDPAEPDALVHTVRAVGAVTRALRGLRRGAVVGVRGPYGSAWPVDEAAGHDVVIMAGGIGLAPLRPAIYHLLARRDRYGKVVLLYGARTPADLLYTRQLERWRGRFDAQIEVTVDAAPPGTWLGHVGVAGTLLPRAEFDASRAVALVCGPEVMMRFAIADLRHRGLAPEQIYLSMERNMRCAIGLCGHCQFGPTFVCKDGPVFRYDRLAPFLGVREF